The following DNA comes from Micromonospora chokoriensis.
GGCTGGTCGGGCTGTCCGGGCCGAGCACGGCGACCCTCGCCGCCGGTTCCGGGCCCGGTCTGCTCTTCGGCGGGCAGGGCGGTGCGCCGGCCGGCGGTGTCCTGCGCACCGCGACGCTCGCCGGTTCGGGCAGCACGCCGACCACGTCGGTTCGCCCGGCCGGTGGGGCCACCCCGGCTGAGAGCCGCGCCGCCAGCGGGATCGGGCGCAGCATGGACGGCCAGCGTGGCGGCCGGGCCACGGCCGGCGGCAGCGGCCGGCCGGGCGGAGGCAACTCCGGTGTGCTCGGCGGGCGGGGCCGACCTCAGGACGACGACTCCGACGAGCGGCTGACCTGGTTGACCGAGGACGAGATGGTGTGGCGCGACGGTGGCGACGCCGCACCGCCGGTGCTCGGCAGCGGCCACTGACCGCAGCCCTGTCGCGGGGGCGCCGTTGCCCCCGCAGTCAGGCGATGAACGACGGCTGTGCCCCCGCCCGGATCAGGTCCGGCGGGGGCACAGCCGCTTCCGCGCGTGGACCGGCACCGTCCACTGTGCTCATGGTGGTGGTGGTCACGGCCGATCAGGCCGTCACCGTGGTGCGGCACGCCGCACTGGGCGATAGGTTGGTCGGGTGTCGTCCGCAGCCTCTGTCCGCCCAGCCCGGTGGGCTGTGCTGCGGTCGCTGCGCGAACTGACCCGACTGGCGGTCACCGCGCTGGTGCTGGCGGTCGGCCTCGGTGGCGCTCTCGCCGCGACGCCGCCGCCCACCCCGACGCAGCTGCGGCCGAGCGCCGTGAGCAGCCGGGTGGCAACGGTCCGCCCTGATGCGGGTCCGGCCACCGAGCGTGCCGGCCAGCCCGCCGCGCCGCCGACCGACGCGGTCGGCATCGTCGCCGCACCCGTTGTGGTCGCGGAGGGCCCGCAGAACACGCCGGCCATCGATCTCGGCCGTGGCACTCCGGCGCGGCGCGGTCCGCCCGCCCGCTGATCCAGTTCCGACGATTTCCGAGGCCCAGTCCCGGGTCGTCCGTCACGGCAACCGAGTCTCCGCCGACGGGGCGACCCCACCACCCGGCTGACCGGCGCTGTCGGGCTCCTCCTGCCACCCGTCGATACCCGCCTTCGACCGCGAGGTGCTGATCATGCAGACCATCCTCTCCGCCGCCCTGCCCGACCTGTCCCGAGCCGCCGCCATCTGGCTGAGCCTGCTCGGGGTGGTCGGCGTCATCGTCTCCGCGCTTCTGCTGCGGCCCGGCCGACTCCGCATCGACCCGGGTGCCCGGATCCGCCGCGCGGCCATGCCGAGCCACCTCGAACAGGTGCAGGAGGAACGCGAGCAGAGCCGGTACGCGCAGGAGGTCGCGGTGGCCGCGGAGCGGGCGACCACCTCCGCCCAGCGCCGTCGGGCGGAGTGGGTGACCGCGCAGGAGGCCGTCGAGGCAGCCTGGCAGGCGTACGAGGCAGCCGAGGCGGCGGTGCGCCGGCTCGCCGCCGCCGCCGCGATGCCGCTGCCGCACACCGCCCGGACGCCCGCCGAGTACGTGGACCGCGAGCGCTACCTGCACCGTGCGGCGCTGAACGCGTACTGGCGGCGGGAGCTGTCGGTGGAGCAGCTCAGCGAGGTGTTCGCGCACCGCGACGGCTGGGATCCGCGGCTGCACCCGGTCGAGCAGGAGTTGGTGCTGCAGCGGGCGATCCGCGACAACCTGGCGGCCCGGCACGCCGCTGCGCGCGAGCAGGAGCAGATCGCCTGGCGGGCTGCGGAGTTGGCCGTGGCGGCGGCCCGCAGTCTGCGCGCGGAGGCGCACGCCGCCACCGGGCGACGGGCCGCGGATCCGTCGGTGTTGCCGCTCAGCGAGGTGGCCCGGTCGACCGCCGAGCAGACCCGGGAGAACGTCGAGCAGACCCGGGAGAACAAGGTGACGGCGCGCGGTCGGGCGACGGTGCCCGCGTTCTGAGCCACCTGCCGTCCGGTGCGTTAGCGTGACGGCATGTCCCGTGAGGCGTGGGTCCTCGTGGTGATCGCCGGCATCCTGGCGATCGCCACACTCGTCGGCGCTGTGGTGCTCGCGGTGCGGGTGGTGCGTACGCGACGGATGCTGACCGGGCTCGGCGCGGGCGGAAAGGTCGCCTTCTACGGGGCGTTGATCTACACGATCTTCCCGATCGACGTGCTTCCGGACCCGATCTACCTGGACGACATGGGTGTCCTGGCCGCGGCGCTGATCTACCTGACCCGGCTCGTGCACAAGCGTCGGGCGGTCGGTCGACGCGTGCCCGGTCAGCCGAACGCCCTGCCGGAGGGGGACCAGGCACGCCGCGTGCCATGATCGGGTCCGGTGCGGCGGACAGGGGGCGGGCATGGCGGGCGGTCATCGGCTGGACTCACACGACGAGCGGGTTGTCGCGTTCTGCGCGGAACGTCACCTTGCCACGCTGACCACTCTGCGGGCCGACGGCACCCCGCACGTCGTACCGGTCGGGGTGACCCTCGACCCGGTGGCCGGACTGGCCCGGGTCATCACCTCCGGCACGTCCCGCAAGGCCCGCCAGGTGGCCGCTGCGGGGCCGGCGGGAGCGGCGGTGGCGGTCTGCCACGTGGATGGCCGCCGTTGGCTGACCATCGAGGGCCGAGCGGTGGTGCGGTCGGACCGGGCCTCCGTGGTGGAGGCGGAACGCCGCTACGCCGAGCGGTATCGGACCCCCCGTCCGAATCCCGAGCGGGTGGTCATCGAGATCACTGTGACCGGGCTGCTGGGGAGCCTCTGAACCATCGAGGGCCGGCGGAATCCCGCCCGGCCTCCCGCCGTTGCACCTGATCGCGACGGCCGCACCACGCCGCCGGCGGAATGTCCGCCGGAGCACTGCCGTTACGTCCCCGGTGCGCCAACGGCCCAACCTGCCGCTGGTCGCCTCCCGTGTTGAGCCGAGCGCCATTCCCGGTGCTGCGTCCTCCGCTGCGCGGAGACGTCAACCCCCCGAACGGAGACTCGACCATGAATCCGATCGTCCAGAAGAGCGGTCTGTCCGTTGCCGGCCTGCTGGTCGCCGGCGGCTGCGCCCTCGGCCCGGCGGTAGCCGCCCAGGCCGCCCCGGCCGCTCCGGCACAGACGTCGACGAGTCAGACCCAGCGGTCCGCTGAGCGGATCCTCGGCGTCGACTACCAGGCCCAGCCCAACTTCTACTACTGCGGCCCGGCCGCGACCCGGATCGCGCTGTCCGCCCAGGGCAAGGCGCTCTCCCAGGACGAGGTGGCCAAGCTGCTCGGCACCACCGAGGCGGGCACCCCCTCGGCCCTGGACACCACCCGGGTGCTGAACGAGCTGACCGGTGGCAAGTACCGGACCACCGAGATCCGTGACTCCGTCGCCCGGCCCGACCAGGTCGAGCAGTTGCGTCGGGACGTCCTGGCGGCGGTGGACGCCGGCCGGCCGGTGGTGGCCAACATCAAGGGCACGACCGTCGACACCGACGGCAACCCGCACTCGTACGAGGGCGGCCACTACCTGACCCTCGTCGGCTACCGGGACGGTGGCGACACCATCCGGGTCGCCGACCCGGCCGACCCGGTCTTGGGCGAGTACTGGGTCAGCCTGCCGAAGGTCGCCAACTGGATCGCCGAGCGCGGCTACTCCTCCTGACCTGGACGAGTGTCACCGGGCCGGTCTCCCCCCGGTGGGGAGCCCGGCCCGGCTCTCGTTCCGGGCGCGGGAGGCGAGGTGTGCGCGACGACGCGCCCGGGTGGACCGCGCCGGCCGCAGCCGGCGCAGTGTTCGCCGGGCCGGCGGGTGCACCTTCGTCTGACCGGCACCGACCGACCGACGCACGATCCGGTTGGCGTCGTCGGGTTCGTATCCGCAGGCCCGGAGCAGGTCGCTGGCCGCGGTACGCAGTCCGGTGACGAGTGACTCGCCGAACGACCCGACCCCGCTCACCCCGGCGCTCCCGGCCAGTTCGGCGCACTCCTCGATCAACCGGCGGGTGCCCTCCGGGTTCGCACCGGACCGGCACTCTCGCCGCATCTCCGCGACCGATCGACCGAGCCGGTCGATCGCGTCCGGCAGCTCCGACGGGATCGGCTCGCCGTACTGCAACGCAGTCGTCGACCAGCGGGCCAGGGCTCGGCTGTCGAGCAGCAGACGCTCCAACTGGTCAGCGCTGCGGGCGTACCTGTGGAACTGCTGGCGGCGGTGCCAGCGGGCCGGAGCGATCGTCACCACCTCCTCCGCACCGCTCAGCGCGTCGTGCAGCCGACCCACGTCGCTCTCGCTGCCCCGGAGCCGTCCCAGGACGCGAAGCGTCCCGTCGCCGTCCCGTTCCCGCAGAGCCTGCGCCAGCTCGCCGAGTTGGTCGCAGAGCACCTCGAAGATCGGTGCCGCGGCCCGGTCCAGCACCCGCATCGGGTTGATCGGCAGCAGCAGCGCGACCACCACCAGACCGACCGCTCCGCCGACGAGCGCGTCGAAGATCCGGGGCAACTCCAGACCACGGTCCATCGGGGCCAGCGTGGCGATCAGCACCGCGGTACCGCCGGCCTGACCGACCAGCGCGCCACCCTTGCCGGCCACCAGCAACGCGGCGGCGATGGCCAACGCGACGACCACGCCGGTCTGCCAGGGACCCGAACCGAGCAGGTACCGCAGGGTGTCCCCGATGACGATGCCCAGCGACACGCCACCCAGCAGTTCGAAGGTGCGTCGGGCCCGCTGCCCGATGGCGGTGGCGATCGTTCCGACGGCGGCGGCCGGGGCGAAGACGTGCGATCCGGGGCCGAGCAGATTCTTGGCGAGCAGAGCGGCGATCGCGGCGGCGAGCCCGGCCTGGATGGAGATCACCAGGGTGATCTCCCACTGCCGGGCCCGGATCCGACCCGCCTGACCGCTCCGGTGCCGCACCCGTTCGACTGCCTGACCGCTCCGCTCGGCAGCCTCGTCGAGACGCGACCGATCGCGGTCGGCGGGTGGGCGGTCGTCGGCCATGGCGGCGGTTACCCCGACGGGGACGGGGCAATCGTGCCGGTCCGGCACCACCCGCCCCCAAGGCACCACAGGCCCCGCCCGACACATCGTTGCCGGTGGGTTTGTGCAGACCCGTGGGGGTACCAGGGCCTCACACCTCCCACCGATCCGCAACCGGTAAGGGGCCGTGAGATGACCGAACCACAGACCACCGACGACCGTGACGTCGTCGACGTCCTGGTCGCCGACCACAGTGCCGTCGAGGCGCTCTTCGTCGAGTTGGAGACTCGGCAGGGCGCCCCCGAACACCGCCGCCACCTCGTCGACGTGGTGATCGCCGAACTCGTCCGCCACTCGGTCGCGGAGGAGGCGTACGTCTATCCGATCGCGCGTAAGGCACTGCCCGACGGCGACGAGATCGCCGATCGCGAGATCGCGGAGCACGCCGAGGCCGAGCGGACCATGAAGGAGTTGGAGTCGGCCGACCCGACCGGCAGCCGCTTCGACGAGTTGCTGGCCCACCTGACGCGCACGATCCGGCACCACGTGCGGGAGGAGGAGAACGAACTCTTTCCCCGGCTCCGGGCGGCGACGGCCCGGGAGGAACTTGTCGACGTGGCCGCCAAGGTGGAGGCGGTCAAGGAGATCGGTCCGACCCGGCCGCACCCGGGCACCCCCGACCACCCGCCGGCGAACAGGCTGCTCGCTCCCGGCATCGGCCTGGTCGACCGGCTGCGCGACGCGTTGAGCGGGCGACCGACCTCAGTGGACGAGCTGCGCGAGCAGAAGCAACGCTGAGCGGCGTCGTCTTCCGACAGGAGCGCCCCGGGCCGCCGACGGCACGGCGACCCGGGGGCTTCCGGTGGGTCAGCGAGCCTGGTCGCCCTGGCCGGTACGCGCCTGAGCCTGGTCGACGCCCTTGTCGATCTTGTCGGTGTACTTGCCGCCGGTGCGCCTGTCGACCATGTCACCGGCCTTCTCCATGCCCTTGTCGACCTGCTCGTCGTGCTTGTTCGCGAAGTCCTTGGCCTTGTCCATGAAGTCACCCACGGCACTCCCCCTTCAGTCGGCCTCCAGCCAGATGCGTTCCCTCGCGCCGGCGAGGCAAACGCCGTCGTCCCGGACGCCGTAGGCGAACACCCCCCTGATCCGTCCGATCCGGCGTACGATCCGCGCGGGCCGCGGCTGACGGTGAGCCGACGCGAAACGGGTGTCGGGGCACGACCGGCTGGGTACCGACCTCGCCGAGTTCGAGGAGGACCGACATGGCGGCAGAGGAACCCGGAACCACGACCGGCGACTCCGGCCCACGGCAGACTTGGGCGGCGCTGCCCTGGCTGGTCCGGACCGCGGTCGTGTGGAGCGCCTGCCTGGTGGTGATCGTCGTCGGGCTGTACCTGCTGGGCAAGATCGCCGTTCTGCTGGCGCCGCTGGCCATCGCGCTGGCCGCCACCGTCTTCCTCACCGCGCTGCTCGACCCGGTGCTGCTCCTGTTGCGTCGGCTGCGTCTGCCGGCGGCACTGGCCGCGCTGTGCACGGTGCTGTTGCTGCTCGGCATCCTGGTCGGTGTCGGTGCGCTGGTGTGGAACCTGACCGCGAGCCAGTTCGACCAGCTCAGCCAGGAGTTGACGCAGGGCGTCGAGCGCAGCCGGGACTTCGTGACGTCGACGCTGCCGGTCAGCGAAGCGCAGTTGGACCAGCTGGTCAGCCAGGTCCGGGAGGGGTTGAGCGGCAGCTCGCCGGACCCGGTGTCGGGTGCCCGGACGGCCACCGAGGTGTTCGGTTCCGCGCTGCTCGCCCTGGTGCTGCTCTTCTTCCTGCTGAAGGACGGCCGTTCGATGTGGCACTGGGTGCTGGCGCGGGTGTCCGGCGCGAACCAGAGTGTCGCGGCCGAGGCCGGCCGGGCCGGTTGGCAGACGTTGGGCGCGTACAGCCGGGGCACCATGCTGATCGCCGCGATCGACGCGATCGGCATCGGCCTGGCCCTGGTGGTGCTGCGGGTGCCACTCGCCCTGCCGCTGGCACTGATCACTTTCCTCGGCGGTTTCGTGCCGATCATCGGGGCGACGGTGGCCGGCGCGGTGGCGGTGCTGGTGGCCCTGGCCGCGAACGGCCCCACCACCGCACTGCTCACTCTCGCCGCGGTGATCGCGGTGCAGCAGATCGAGGGCAACCTGCTGGAACCACTGGTCATGAAGAGGCAGGTACGACTGCACCCGGCGGTGATCCTGGTGGCGGTCACCGCCGGCACGCTGATCGCGGGGATCGCTGGCGCCTTCGTCAGCGTCCCGATCACCGCCGTCCTCTGGCGCGTCATCGACACCGTCCAGCAGCGCCGGTCCGTCTCGGCCCTCGTGCCGACGGAGTGATCATCGGTTGAGGTGGGTGGTGAACCAGGCACCCGCCTGGTCGGCCACCTGCTCAAGCGTCCCGGGCTCCTCGAAGAGGTGGGTGGCACCGGGGACGATCCGCAGCTCGGCGACGTCCCCCAACTCAACCGCCGCCCGCTCGTTGAGGGAGATCACCTCCTCGTCCAGGCCACCGACCAGCAGCAACGTCGGGGTACGCACCTGGGCCAGGGCGCTCCCGGCCAGGTCCGGTCGACCGCCTCGGCTGACCACGGCACCCACCCGGTTCGCGCGCGACGACGCCGCGACGAGTGCGGCGGCGGCGCCCGTACTGGCCCCGAACAGACCGATCTTCACGTCACCGGCCGGTCGTTGCACCGCCAACCAGTCGACGATCCCGGCCAGCCGGCTGGCCAGCAGCCCGATGTCGAACCGGAGTTCGGCGGTGCGCGCGTCCACCTCGTCCTCGGCCGGGGTGAGCAGGTCCACGAGCACCGTGCCGAGCCCTCGACCGTTCAGCGCACGGGCCACCGCCACGTTGCGCGGGCTGTGTCGGGAGCTGCCGCTGCCGTGCGCGAAGAGGACCACACCAGTCGGCTCAGCCGGCAGCATCAGGTCAGCGGGCAGGTCCGCGTCCCCGACCGGAATCGTCACCGCTGCCTGTTCGTCCATGCCCCACCTCCGCGTGATCGTCGACCGCCCGCGTACCCCGCCGGCCGCGCCGCACGCCGCGTTTGCCCGCTGCGGCGTCGGGTACGCGACGAGCGACCGCAGACCGTGTCGGCGCTACCGCGCCCCGACGGATCGCGAGGATCGTCATGGCCAAGCAGCAGATCTCCGAGCAGCAGCAGAAGACCGAGCGGGCCCGGCGGGAACAGGACACCGAGCGCGACCAGGACTTCGGGGACCAGGCCGCTTCGGCGCGGCTGCCCGACGATCCCAAGGCGGCGGCACCCCGGGACGCGATCGGACGTCCGTCGACCGGCGAGCCGGTCTGAGACACACTGACCGGTGAACCGGTCTGAGACACACTGACCGGCGAGCCGGTCTGAGACACGCGACCGGTGAACCGGTCTGACAGACGGTGCGAGGCGGTCGGGGCGGTCATTCCGCCCCGACCGTCACTCTTCGTGCTCAGGCAGACGCATCAGCGGAGACCGGCCGAGTGGCTGCTCGGGCGGCGGGCCGGACGGCTCGGCCGGCGGCACCGGCACCGTCACCGGCTCGGCACACGTCACCCGGATACGTTGATCGTGGTGGCGCAACTCCACCACGTCGTCCGGGCCACCGTGGCGCAGCGAGTACGTCGTCTGGTGCGGCCGGACATCCACCCGCAGCGCCAGCCCACGCCACTGCAGGGAGAACTCCAGCCTGTTGAGTCGGCTGGAGAGCCGGGGCGCGAAGGACAGCTCACCGTCGTGGTCGCGCAGGCCGCCGAACCCACTGACCAGGGCGAGCCACGCGCCGGCCAACGACGCCATGTGCACGCCGTCGCGGGTGTTCTCGTTGAGGTCGTGCAGGTCCATCAGCGCTGCCTCACGCAGGTAGGTGTGCGCCAACTCCGGGTGGCCCACCTCGGCGGCGAGCACCGCCTGGGTGCACGCCGACAACGACGAGTCGCGGACGGTACGGCGCTCGTAGTAGAGGAAGTTGCGCAGCTTCTGTTCGCTGGTGAACGCGTCCCCCCGCCAGTGCATCGCGAGGACCAGGTCGGCCTGCTTGACCACCTGTTTGCGGTACAGCTCGAAGTACGGGTAGTGCAGCAGCAGCGGATACTTCTCCGCCGGCGTGTGCGTGAAGTCCCACTCCTGGAGCCGGGTGAAGCCCTCCACCTGCTGGTGGACGTCGAGCTCCTCGTCGTACGGGACGTGGATGGAGGTGGCGGCGTCCCGCCAGCTCGCGGCCTCCTCGTCGGTGACCCCGAGGTGGAGCGCCTCGTCCCGGTAGCGCATCACCACGTCGGCGGCGCTGAGCAGGTTCCGTTGCGCCATCAGGTTGGTGTAGGCGTTGTCGTTCTTCACGGCGGTGTACTCGTCCGGGCCGGTGACACCGTCGATGTGGAACCGCCCGTGCCGGTCGTGGTGGCCGATCGAGCGCCACAGCCGGGCGGTCTCCACCAGCAGTTCCAGGCCGATCTCCCGTTCCAGCTGAGTGTCCCCGGTGACCATCACGTAGCGGCGCAGGGCGTCGGCGATGTCGGCGGCGATGTGGAAGGCCGCGGTGCCGGCCGGCCAGTATCCGGACGATTCCGGCCCTTCGATGGTCCGCCAGGGGAAGGCCGCGCCCCTGAGGTTGAGCGTCTCGGCCCGCTCCTTCGCCGAGTCCAACGTGCTGTACCGCCACTGCAACGCGCTGCGCACCGCGCTCGGCTGGGTGTATGTGAGCACCGGCAGCACGAACATCTCGGTGTCCCAGAACGCGTGCCCGTCGTAACCGGGGCCGGTCAGTCCCTTCGCCGAGATCGGCCGCTGCTCCGCCCGTGCTCCGGCCTGCAGCACGTGGAAGAGACCGAACCGGACCGCCTGCTGCACCTCGGGGTCGCCCTCGACCAGCACGTCGGACGCGTCCCAGAACTCGTCGAGGTAGTTGCGCTGCTCCCGGTGCAGGCCGTCCCACCCGTCGAGCCGGGCGCCGGCCAGGGCCGCGCCGACCTGGTCGCGCAGCGCGGGCAGCGACCGCCGACTCGACCAGCCGTACGTCAGGTACTTGATCACCCGCAGCTTCTCACCGGGCTTGAGCACGCAGGCGATCGTCGTGCGCACCCAGTCCTGGTAGCCCTCGGACTCGATGGTGGTGTGGTCCGGGCCGTGCACCTCGTGCTCCATCGCGGCGGCGACCCGCAGCCCGGAGACCTTGGTGCGGTGGATCAACTGCCCGCCGTCCGGGGTGGTCAGCTCCTCCTCGGCCTGCAGGGGCGACTCCAGCACCGCCGCGACCCGGGGGTCGTTGCTCTGCGCCGGCAGCGACTCGTTGGCCACCAGCTCGGACTGCACGATCAGCCGCAGTGGGCCGTCGACGGCCTCCACCTCGTAGCTGATGGCGGCGACCGACCGCTGGGTGAACGAGACCAGGCGGGTGCTGCGGACCTTGACCTCCCGACCGGCCGGTGAACGCCAGTGCAGCTCCCGGTGCAGGGTGCCGGCCCGCAGGTCGAGCACCCGCTCGTGGGACAGCAGCTCCCCGTAGCGCACGTCCAGCGGCTCGTCGTCGACGAGCAGCCGGAGCAGTTTGCCGTTGGTGACGTTGACGATCGTCTGCCCGGACTCGGGGAAGCCGTAGCCCGCCTCCGCGTAGGGCAGCGGACGCAGCTCGTAGAACGAGTTGAGGTAGGTGCCGGGCAGGCCGTGCGGCTCACCCTCGTCGAGGTTGCCCCGCAGGCCGACGTGCCCGTTGGAGAGCGCGAAGACCGACTCGGACTGGGCCAGCACGTCCATGTCGAGCCGGGTCTCCCGGACGTGCCACGGCTCGACCGGATAGGCCCGCTCCCGGATCACGCGGGACCTCGTCCACCGGTGGACTGGTGGGTGGCGGTGCGGGCCGGCGACGGCGGGTCGGCGACGGCGAGCAGGTCGGCGAGGTCCCTCACCACGACGTCGGCGCCGTGCGCCAGCAACTCGTCGGCCTGCCCGACCCGGTCGACGCCGACCACGTAGCCGAAGCCACCGGCGCGGCCGGCGGCCACCCCGGACAGCGCGTCCTCGAAGACGGCGGCGTGCGTCGGGTCGACGCCGAGCAGCCTGGCCCCGGCCAGGAAGGTGTCGGGGTGCGGTTTGCCGCGCAACGACTGGGCGCGGGCGACCAGCCCGTCGACCCGGGCCTCCAGCAGTGGTTCCAGCCCGGCGGCGGCGACCACCTCACCACCGTTGGCGCTCGCGGTCACCACGGCCCGGCGTAGCCCGGCCTCGCTCGCGGCCTTCAGGTAGTGCACCGAGCCGGGGTAGACCTCGACGCCCGAGGTGCGCAGGCGCTGCAACAACAGGACGTTCTTGCGGTTGCCCACGCCGTTGACGGTGTCGGCGTCCGGCGGGTCGTCGGGGCTGCCCTCGGGCAGCACTATCCCCCGGGAGGCGAGGAACGACCGGACCCCGTCGGCGCGGGGTCTCCCGTCGACGTAGCGGTTGTAGTCCGGGCCCGGGTCGAACGGTTGGAACGGTTCACCCGAGCGGACGGCCCGCTGGTGGAGGAACTCGTCGAACGTCTGCTTCCACGCGGCGTTGTGGACGCGGGCGGTCTGCGTCAGCACACCGTCCAGATCGAAGAGACAGGCGGTCACGTGAGCAGGTAGGCCCAGCACGGTACGAATCTATCCACCCTGCTGGGCCCGCAAACCGGTTTCGCCCGGCCCGGTTCGGTTCAGTTCGGCCGTAGCGTCCAGATCACGGTCATCGCTGAGGTCGGCTTGCCGTCCTCGGTCGTGATCTCCACCTCCACGGGGAACTCCGGCCGCTGGCCGGACTCCAGTTCCTCGATCACCTCAAGCGCCGGCCGGCCCAGGCGCGCGGTGGCCAACACCGCGCCCATGGCGAGCTTGCGGTAGGCGATGTCGGCCCGGACGGCGAGCGGCACGGCCCGGTCGAGCAGCTGCCCGAACGCGGCCATCACGACCGCGCCGGAGGCTGTCTCACCGAGACTGAACATGGCACCGGCGTGGGGACCGCCGATGTGGTTGTGGGTGGCTGACGAGTCGGGCAGCCGGACGACTGCTCGTACCCCGCCCGCCGCCTCGGGTGCCACCTCGACGAACTCGAGGCCGAGCGTACGGGCGAAGGGCACCGCTTGCAGCATGCCGGCGGCCACCTGGCGGGAGTCGATGGTCATGGCCTGACGCTACTCGTCGGTAACCAGGGCGGCAACCAGCGGTTTCCCCGGTGACCGCAGGTCGTCAGAGGTTGGCGATCGTGCGCAGGATCTCCGCGTAGAAGTTGCCGTCGATGCTGCGGAAGAAGGAGAAGTCCTGGCCCGGGTCGCCGAAGAAGGGGCGCAGCGTCCAGGCCAACTGGGTGCCGACGAAACCGAAGAGCAGGATCCAGATGTAGAGCAGGGTCATGCTCGCCGGCCGCTGGGTCGGCTCGCCGCGCCGCACCGGCGGCCGCTCCCACGGGCGCTGCACCGGGCCGTAGCCGGGAGGCACCATGCCGGGCGGGAACGCGGCGACGGCCGGCTGACCGCTCGGCTGCGCCGCAACCGGCGGGGTAGCCGCGGCACCGTTCGCGGTCGACCCGGCCGCCGTGGCTCCGGCCGGCACGGCTCCGGCCGGCACGGCCACCGGCTCGGCAGCCGGAACGGCGACCGGCGCCGCAGCCGGGGCCGGGTCGGCGGGTACGGCCGCGGGCACGGCCTGGGCCGGGACGTTGACCTGGGCGTACGCGTCGGTCTGGGCCCTGGTGGCCTCCGGCGCGAGCAGGCCGTGGTCGTTGAGCACCTGCATGCCGCCGGTCAGGAACCGCAGCCCGACCAGCGCCGACAGGGTCAGGATCGCCAC
Coding sequences within:
- a CDS encoding HAD family hydrolase: MLGLPAHVTACLFDLDGVLTQTARVHNAAWKQTFDEFLHQRAVRSGEPFQPFDPGPDYNRYVDGRPRADGVRSFLASRGIVLPEGSPDDPPDADTVNGVGNRKNVLLLQRLRTSGVEVYPGSVHYLKAASEAGLRRAVVTASANGGEVVAAAGLEPLLEARVDGLVARAQSLRGKPHPDTFLAGARLLGVDPTHAAVFEDALSGVAAGRAGGFGYVVGVDRVGQADELLAHGADVVVRDLADLLAVADPPSPARTATHQSTGGRGPA
- a CDS encoding DUF4442 domain-containing protein, which codes for MTIDSRQVAAGMLQAVPFARTLGLEFVEVAPEAAGGVRAVVRLPDSSATHNHIGGPHAGAMFSLGETASGAVVMAAFGQLLDRAVPLAVRADIAYRKLAMGAVLATARLGRPALEVIEELESGQRPEFPVEVEITTEDGKPTSAMTVIWTLRPN